One genomic window of Solanum dulcamara chromosome 12, daSolDulc1.2, whole genome shotgun sequence includes the following:
- the LOC129877853 gene encoding probable galacturonosyltransferase 12, with protein sequence MKHTMQLLISPSLRHVTVLPAKGFKEFIKVKAGSRRISYLMVFYSLLLFTFLLRFVFALTAVDTIDGERKCSTLGCLGRKIGPRILGTQLESTVPEVIYQVLEEPTDQIEVEEGPDTPQSLEEFIEQMKDTKPDAETFAVKLKAMVTLLEQRTRTAKIQEYLYRHVASNGIPKQLHCLDLKLAHEHSINANARLQLPSAELVPALVDNSYFHFVLATDNILAASVVASSLVQNSFSPEKVVLHIITDSKTFSPMQAWFSLHPLTPAIIEVKALHHFDWLTKGKVPVLEAMEKDQKARSQFRGGSSAIVANTTEKPHIIAAKLQALSPKYNSLMNHIRIYLPELFPSLDKVVFLDDDIVVQTDLSSLWDIDMNGKVNGAVETCRGEDKSVMAKLFKNYLNFSHPLISKNFDPNECAWAYGMNIFDLEAWRETNISEAYHYWLEQNLKSDLSLWQLGTLPPGLIAFHGNVHAIDPFWHMLGLGYQDNTSIADAKSAGVIHFNGRAKPWLDIAFPQLRSLWTKYINFSNKFIRTCHIRAT encoded by the exons ATGAAACATACAATGCAGCTACTCATATCGCCGAGTTTGAGGCATGTTACTGTCCTACCAGCTAAAGGATTCAAGGAGTTTATCAAAGTAAAAGCTGGTTCGAGGAGAATATCGTACCTCATGGTCTTCTATTCGCTCCTGCTTTTTACGTTTCTTCTCCGGTTTGTCTTTGCGTTAACGGCTGTAGACACCATCGATGGAGAACGAAAATGTTCAACGCTAG GTTGCTTGGGGAGAAAAATTGGACCAAGGATTTTGGGGACACAACTCGAATCAACT GTCCCCGAGGTGATTTATCAAGTATTGGAGGAACCTACGGACCAGATTGAAGTCGAAGAAGGTCCTGATACTCCTCAATCATTGGAAGAGTTTATAGAACAAATGAAGGATACAAAGCCAGATGCAGAAACTTTTGCTGTCAAGCTTAAAGCTATG GTAACTCTCCTTGAACAAAGAACAAGAACTGCCAAGATTCAAGAATACCTTTATCGGCATGTGGCATCTAATGGCATCCCGAAACAGCTGCACTGCCTTGATCTCAAGCTAGCACACGAGCATTCCATCAACGCCAATGCCCGTCTCCAGTTACCATCAGCAGAACTTGTTCCTGCCCTCGTTGATAATTCATACTTCCATTTTGTCCTAGCCACTGACAATATTCTTGCTGCTTCTGTTGTTGCATCATCGCTTGTCCAGAACTCTTTCAGCCCTGAGAAAGTTGTCCTTCACATAATCACGGATAGCAAAACCTTCTCGCCGATGCAAGCTTGGTTTTCATTACATCCTTTGACACCCGCAATCATCGAGGTTAAAGCATTGCACCATTTCGATTGGTTAACAAAGGGAAAGGTCCCGGTTCTGGAAGCGATGGAGAAAGACCAAAAGGCAAGATCACAATTCAGGGGAGGGTCATCAGCAATTGTAGCAAATACAACCGAAAAGCCTCATATTATTGCAGCAAAGTTGCAAGCACTCAGTCCCAAATACAATTCTCTAATGAACCACATAAGGATATATTTGCCAGAG TTGTTTCCCAGTCTTGATAAGGTAGTGTTTCTGGACGATGACATCGTGGTTCAAACCGATCTTTCATCTTTATGGGATATTGACATGAACGGGAAGGTGAATGGAGCGGTAGAGACATGCAGGGGAGAGGACAAGTCTGTGATGGCAAAGCTCTTCAAAAACTATTTGAACTTTTCTCATCCTCTCATATCGAAGAACTTTGATCCTAATGAATGTGCATGGGCCTATGGCATGAACATTTTCGATCTAGAAGCATGGAGAGAAACAAATATAAGTGAGGCATACCACTACTGGCTCGAACAG AACTTGAAGTCAGATCTAAGTTTGTGGCAGCTAGGAACATTACCTCCAGGTCTAATTGCATTTCATGGTAATGTCCATGCTATTGATCCCTTTTGGCACATGCTAGGACTCGGGTACCAAGATAACACGAGCATCGCGGATGCTAAGAGTGCTGGTGTGATCCACTTCAATGGTCGAGCAAAACCTTGGCTAGATATAGCATTCCCGCAACTTCGATCCCTGTGGACAAAGTACATTAACTTCTCCAATAAATTTATCAGAACCTGTCATATTAGAGCAACTTGA